ACTCCAGCCGGCGGCGGCGGCCGCCGGCGTTCGAGTAGACCTTGATCTCCTCGCTCGTGACCTCGTTCGAGGACGGTTCGAAGACCACCGTCCACTGACGCCCCAGCCGGTCGGAGATCTTCTTCATCGCCTTCTCCCAGTCCTCGGGGTCGTTGACCACGAAATCGCCGCCGCCGTTGGCGGAGATGAGGCCGGTGAAGCGGTCGCGCTCCTCGGTGGCCCCCCCGGCCAGGCTGCTCTGGGCCATTGCCGTCTGACGATTGGCCGGGTTGAACATGTCGGGGGCGTCGCCGTGCAGGATGCTGGGCGAGGCTTCGGGCTTGCACTCCCACTTCCCTGCGGCGTCCTGCTGGCAGAGGGTGTTCTGACAGATGTTGCGGTCGGGCATCAGGAGAAAGACCGGGATCGCCAGATCGCTCGCCCGGCGCCCGACGGCGCTCGCGCTCGCGAGGTCGCCCGCCGTATCGCAGCCGTCCGAGACGACGATGAGCGCGGCGCGGGCGTCGGCGTTCTCGAACAACTGCAGGGTGCGGGTCAGGGCGGCAAAGAGCGCGGTCGGGCGATCCCCGAGCTCGGGGCTCGTGGGCAGCGCGGCGATGACGCGCGCCGCCTCGCCGCGGCCCTCCGCGAGCAGCCGCGTCTCGTTGGAGAAGCCGACCGCGAACAGCCGGTCCTCGTCCGAGACCGCCTCATTGACGAGCTTCAAGGCCGCGGCGCGCATCGGCTCGAAGGCGGCGTGCATGCTGGCGGAGCGGTCCACCGCGATGCCGAGCTCGAGCGGATCGTCGGCGCCGCCGACGACGCGCACCACGCGCTGCGGCTTCTTCCTCCACAACACCTCGATCTCCTCGGCCCGCGGCGGCGCCGCCCCAGCCGGCAGCGTCACCCGCACGAACCCGGTGCGAATGTCGATGATCTCGCCGAATACCTCCGGCTCCTGGGGAGCCTGGCCGCCCCCCTGCCCTGCTGGCTGCGCAACCAAGGGCGACGCCAACGCAGAGGCAAGAAGAAGGACCAGGAGCTGCCACTGCCCGCCGAGGGATGGGCTCATACTCGAAAAGTCCTGCAAAAACCGAACCAGTGCCCGCGGAGGCGGGAGCCCGCTCTACCGGGGAGACCTGGAGGCGGCCAGTGCGAAGCGCAGCGTCGAGGGATTGGTGGTGAGGCCGTGGGCTTCGGCGCGGCGAAGGAACTCGGCTAGGCCGGCCTGTTCGGCGGGGCCCATGCGGTAGCGCAGGTTTCGGGTGAAGTAGTCGCGGAGGACCGCCGGGGCGAGGCCGGTTTCGGCGGCGGTCTCGGTCACGATGGCGTCGAGCTCGGCGAGGCCGGTCTCGAGGCTCGCGGTGAAGGGGCCGACCAGATCGGCAGTGGCCACTTCTTCGCGCACGGCCCAGACGGCGAAGACGAACGGCAGGCCGGTCATCTCCAGCCATTCGCCGGCGAGGTCGAGGACGACGTACGTCTCGCGCTGCACGGTGAGCGCCGGGTCGCCGATGATCAGGGCGGCGTCGGCCGTGGCGAGCATCGCTTCGATATCGGCCTGAGCAGGACGGAAGACGGGGGTGAGCCCGTAGCGGTCCTCGAGGATCATGCGCAGGAGGGCGGCCGAGGTGCGGCTGTTCTCGTCGAGCGCCACCGAGGCGATCTCGCCGACCGGGACCTTCGAGACCAGGAGGACGCTCCGTACCTCGTGCGTCGCGGCGATCGCGAGGCCGGGCAGCACCGTCAGGCCGGGGATACGTGCCAGCTCGATCGACGGCATCAGGCCGACATCGAGGGTGCCCGCGG
This portion of the Thermoanaerobaculia bacterium genome encodes:
- a CDS encoding VWA domain-containing protein, whose product is MSPSLGGQWQLLVLLLASALASPLVAQPAGQGGGQAPQEPEVFGEIIDIRTGFVRVTLPAGAAPPRAEEIEVLWRKKPQRVVRVVGGADDPLELGIAVDRSASMHAAFEPMRAAALKLVNEAVSDEDRLFAVGFSNETRLLAEGRGEAARVIAALPTSPELGDRPTALFAALTRTLQLFENADARAALIVVSDGCDTAGDLASASAVGRRASDLAIPVFLLMPDRNICQNTLCQQDAAGKWECKPEASPSILHGDAPDMFNPANRQTAMAQSSLAGGATEERDRFTGLISANGGGDFVVNDPEDWEKAMKKISDRLGRQWTVVFEPSSNEVTSEEIKVYSNAGGRRRRLE
- a CDS encoding menaquinone biosynthesis protein, which produces MTQIRVGIVNYINSRPLSRGLLRGRQEGGFVCESLPPAVIADRLAAGTLDVGLMPSIELARIPGLTVLPGLAIAATHEVRSVLLVSKVPVGEIASVALDENSRTSAALLRMILEDRYGLTPVFRPAQADIEAMLATADAALIIGDPALTVQRETYVVLDLAGEWLEMTGLPFVFAVWAVREEVATADLVGPFTASLETGLAELDAIVTETAAETGLAPAVLRDYFTRNLRYRMGPAEQAGLAEFLRRAEAHGLTTNPSTLRFALAASRSPR